One genomic window of Streptomyces sp. WP-1 includes the following:
- a CDS encoding YihY/virulence factor BrkB family protein — protein MDWLKRLPVIGPLVTWLTATHVWRAYERLDRVKWSRLAAAMTFVSFLALFPLLTVAAAITAATLSPAQQRNVEHKVAEQFPGVVSQQLDITTLVHNAGTVGVIAGALLLFTGVGWVGQVRDCLRAVWELADQEQNPLVAKAKDAGILIGFGGALLVTLAASTLASAAVGRVSDQLGLAEHGWGTALLRVVAFAVAVLADFLVLLYVLTLLPGVEPPRRRLVIAALLGAVGFELLKLLLSGYIQGVAAKSMYGAFGVPVALLLWINFTAKLVLFCAAWTATPSATARVTAVADGASGPAAATGG, from the coding sequence ATGGACTGGCTGAAGAGACTGCCCGTCATCGGGCCGCTGGTGACCTGGCTGACGGCCACTCACGTATGGCGGGCGTACGAGCGGCTCGACCGGGTGAAGTGGTCCCGGCTGGCGGCGGCGATGACGTTCGTCAGCTTCCTGGCGCTGTTCCCGCTGCTCACCGTGGCCGCGGCGATCACCGCCGCCACGCTCAGCCCGGCCCAGCAGCGGAACGTGGAGCACAAGGTCGCCGAGCAGTTCCCGGGGGTCGTCTCCCAGCAACTGGACATCACCACGCTGGTCCACAACGCGGGCACCGTCGGTGTCATCGCGGGTGCCCTGCTGCTGTTCACCGGCGTCGGCTGGGTCGGCCAGGTGCGGGACTGCCTGCGCGCGGTCTGGGAGTTGGCGGACCAGGAGCAGAACCCGCTGGTCGCCAAGGCGAAGGACGCCGGGATCCTGATCGGCTTCGGCGGCGCCCTGCTGGTCACCCTCGCCGCGTCCACGCTCGCCTCGGCGGCCGTCGGCCGGGTCTCCGACCAGCTGGGGCTCGCCGAGCACGGCTGGGGCACCGCGCTGCTGCGCGTCGTCGCCTTCGCCGTCGCCGTGCTCGCCGACTTCCTCGTCCTGCTCTACGTGCTGACCCTGCTGCCCGGGGTGGAGCCGCCGCGCCGCCGCCTGGTGATCGCGGCGCTGCTCGGCGCGGTCGGCTTCGAACTGCTGAAACTGCTGCTCAGCGGCTATATCCAGGGAGTCGCGGCGAAGAGCATGTACGGCGCGTTCGGGGTCCCCGTCGCGCTGCTGCTGTGGATCAACTTCACCGCGAAACTGGTCCTGTTCTGCGCCGCCTGGACGGCCACCCCGAGCGCGACGGCGAGGGTCACGGCCGTGGCCGACGGCGCATCAGGTCCGGCAGCGGCCACCGGCGGTTGA
- a CDS encoding glycine hydroxymethyltransferase: MPEQPLSTESTAFRAALDVIRAVEPRVADAIGQEVTDQRAMLKLIASENYASPATLLAMGNWFSDKYAEGTVGRRFYAGCRNVDTVESLAAEHARELFGARHAYVQPHSGIDANLVAFWAVLADRVEVPFLEKTGARQVNDLSDADWAELRRAFGNQRMLGMSLDAGGHLTHGFRPNISGKMFDQRSYGTDPVTGLIDYDALRAQARAFKPLIIVAGYSAYPRLVNFRTMREIADEVGATLMVDMAHFAGLVAGKVLTGDFDPVPHAQIVTTTTHKSLRGPRGGMVLCDDSLKDQVDRGCPMVLGGPLPHVMAAKAVALAEARQPAFQDYAQRIVDNSRALAEGLTRRGATLVTGGTDNHLNLIDVAGSYGLTGRQAEAALLDSGIVTNRNAIPADPNGAWYTSGIRVGTPALTTRGLGTAEMDEVAGLIDRVLTTTEPGTTKSGAPSKASHVLDEKVSEEIAQRATDLVAGFPLYPEVDLG; encoded by the coding sequence ATGCCAGAGCAGCCCCTGTCCACCGAGTCCACCGCCTTCCGCGCCGCCCTCGACGTGATCCGCGCCGTGGAGCCGCGGGTCGCCGACGCCATCGGCCAGGAGGTCACCGACCAGCGCGCGATGCTCAAGCTGATCGCCTCCGAGAACTACGCCTCCCCGGCGACCCTCCTCGCGATGGGCAACTGGTTCAGCGACAAGTACGCCGAGGGCACCGTCGGCCGCCGCTTCTACGCCGGCTGCCGCAACGTGGACACCGTGGAGTCCCTGGCCGCCGAGCACGCCCGCGAGCTGTTCGGCGCCCGGCACGCCTACGTCCAGCCGCACTCCGGCATCGACGCCAACCTCGTCGCCTTCTGGGCCGTACTCGCCGACCGCGTCGAGGTCCCCTTCCTGGAGAAGACCGGCGCCCGCCAGGTCAACGACCTCTCCGACGCGGACTGGGCCGAGCTGCGCCGGGCCTTCGGCAACCAGCGGATGCTCGGCATGTCCCTGGACGCGGGCGGCCACCTCACCCACGGCTTCCGCCCGAACATCTCCGGCAAGATGTTCGACCAGCGCTCCTACGGCACCGACCCCGTGACCGGCCTGATCGACTACGACGCGCTGCGCGCCCAGGCCCGCGCGTTCAAGCCGCTGATCATCGTGGCGGGCTACTCGGCGTACCCCCGTCTGGTGAACTTCCGGACCATGCGCGAGATCGCGGACGAGGTCGGCGCGACCCTCATGGTCGACATGGCACACTTCGCCGGTCTCGTCGCGGGCAAGGTCCTCACCGGCGACTTCGACCCGGTGCCGCACGCCCAGATCGTCACCACCACCACCCACAAGTCGCTGCGCGGCCCGCGCGGCGGCATGGTGCTGTGCGACGACTCCCTCAAGGACCAGGTCGACCGGGGCTGCCCGATGGTCCTCGGCGGCCCGCTGCCGCACGTCATGGCGGCCAAGGCGGTCGCCCTGGCCGAGGCCCGGCAGCCCGCGTTCCAGGACTACGCGCAGCGCATCGTGGACAACTCCCGGGCGCTGGCCGAGGGCCTGACGCGCCGGGGCGCGACCCTGGTCACCGGCGGCACCGACAACCACCTCAACCTGATCGACGTCGCCGGCTCCTACGGCCTCACCGGCCGTCAGGCCGAGGCCGCCCTCCTCGACTCCGGCATCGTCACCAACCGCAACGCCATCCCGGCCGACCCCAACGGCGCCTGGTACACCTCCGGCATCCGCGTCGGCACCCCGGCCCTGACCACCCGCGGCCTCGGCACGGCGGAGATGGACGAGGTGGCCGGCCTGATCGACCGCGTCCTGACCACCACCGAACCGGGCACCACCAAGTCCGGCGCCCCGAGCAAGGCCTCGCACGTCCTGGACGAGAAGGTCTCCGAGGAGATCGCGCAGCGCGCCACCGACCTGGTCGCGGGCTTCCCGCTGTATCCCGAGGTCGACCTGGGCTGA
- a CDS encoding decaprenylphospho-beta-D-erythro-pentofuranosid-2-ulose 2-reductase has translation MKDALALPQSLLVLGGTSEIGLATARRLIARGARTVWLAGRPSPALEQAAESLRALGADTRTVDFDALDPASHESALGKVFAEDAVDLVLLAFGVLGDQAHDERAPLRAVHVAQTNYTGAVSAGLVAASALQAQGHGSFVVLSATAAERARRVDFIYGSSKAGLDTFAQGLGDALYGTGVRVMVVRPGFVRTRATADRPREPFATTPAEVATAIELGLRRGAETVWVPGVLRLVTAALRHAPRALFRRLPL, from the coding sequence GTGAAGGACGCTCTCGCCCTGCCCCAGTCCCTGCTCGTCCTCGGCGGCACCTCCGAGATCGGGCTCGCCACCGCCCGCCGGCTGATCGCCCGCGGCGCCCGCACCGTATGGCTGGCCGGCCGCCCCTCGCCCGCGCTGGAGCAGGCCGCCGAGAGTCTGCGCGCGCTCGGCGCGGACACCCGTACGGTCGACTTCGACGCCCTCGACCCCGCCTCCCACGAGAGCGCGCTCGGCAAGGTGTTCGCCGAGGACGCCGTCGACCTGGTGCTGCTCGCCTTCGGCGTCCTCGGCGACCAGGCCCATGACGAGCGGGCGCCGCTGCGCGCCGTGCACGTCGCGCAGACCAACTACACCGGGGCGGTCTCCGCCGGCCTCGTCGCCGCGAGCGCCCTCCAGGCCCAGGGCCACGGCTCGTTCGTCGTCCTGTCCGCCACCGCCGCCGAACGCGCCCGCCGCGTCGACTTCATCTACGGCTCCAGCAAGGCGGGTCTGGACACCTTCGCCCAGGGCCTCGGCGACGCGCTGTACGGCACCGGGGTGCGGGTGATGGTCGTACGCCCCGGGTTCGTGCGGACGCGGGCGACGGCGGACCGGCCCCGCGAGCCGTTCGCCACCACCCCGGCGGAGGTCGCCACCGCGATCGAACTGGGCCTGCGCCGGGGCGCGGAGACGGTGTGGGTGCCGGGGGTGCTGCGGCTGGTGACGGCCGCGCTGCGGCACGCGCCGCGGGCGCTGTTCCGCAGGCTGCCCCTCTAG
- the trpS gene encoding tryptophan--tRNA ligase, translating into MAPAEKPRVLSGIQPTAGSFHLGNYLGAVRQWVSLQETHDAFYMVVDLHAITVPQDPKELRANTRLAAAQLLAAGLDPERCTLFVQSHVPEHAELAWVMNCLTGFGEAGRMTQFKDKSVKQGAERASVGLFTYPILQVADILLYQAHQVPVGEDQRQHIELTRDLAERFNGRFGQTFTIPAPYILKETAKIYDLQDPSVKMSKSASTPKGLINLLDEPKTTAKKVKSAVTDTDTVIRYDAQAKPGVSNLLTIYSVLTGTSIAELEREYEGKMYGALKTDLAEVMVEFVTPFRERTQQYLDDAETLDSILAKGAEKARAVAAETLAQAYDRVGFLPAKR; encoded by the coding sequence ATGGCCCCCGCTGAAAAGCCCCGCGTGCTCTCCGGTATCCAGCCCACCGCCGGCTCGTTCCACCTCGGCAACTACCTCGGCGCCGTCCGCCAGTGGGTGTCCCTCCAGGAGACCCACGACGCCTTCTACATGGTCGTCGACCTGCACGCGATCACCGTGCCCCAGGACCCCAAGGAGCTGCGGGCCAACACCCGCCTGGCCGCCGCCCAGCTCCTCGCCGCCGGTCTGGACCCGGAGCGCTGCACCCTGTTCGTGCAGAGCCATGTGCCCGAGCACGCCGAGCTGGCCTGGGTGATGAACTGCCTCACCGGCTTCGGCGAGGCCGGCCGCATGACCCAGTTCAAGGACAAGTCCGTCAAGCAGGGCGCCGAGCGCGCCTCGGTCGGCCTGTTCACGTACCCGATCCTCCAGGTCGCGGACATCCTGCTGTACCAGGCCCACCAGGTGCCGGTCGGCGAGGACCAGCGCCAGCACATCGAGCTGACCCGGGACCTGGCCGAGCGCTTCAACGGCCGCTTCGGTCAGACGTTCACGATCCCGGCGCCGTACATCCTCAAGGAGACGGCGAAGATCTACGACCTCCAGGACCCGTCGGTCAAGATGAGCAAGTCGGCGTCCACGCCGAAGGGCCTGATCAACCTCCTGGACGAGCCGAAGACCACCGCCAAGAAGGTCAAGAGCGCGGTCACCGACACCGACACGGTCATCCGCTACGACGCGCAGGCCAAGCCGGGCGTCTCCAACCTGCTCACCATCTACTCCGTCCTCACCGGCACGTCGATCGCCGAGCTGGAGCGGGAGTACGAGGGCAAGATGTACGGCGCGCTCAAGACCGACCTCGCCGAGGTCATGGTCGAGTTCGTGACGCCGTTCCGGGAGCGCACCCAGCAGTACCTGGACGACGCCGAGACCCTCGACTCGATCCTCGCCAAGGGCGCCGAGAAGGCCCGCGCCGTCGCCGCCGAGACCCTCGCGCAGGCGTACGACCGCGTCGGCTTCCTGCCGGCGAAGCGCTGA